Proteins encoded together in one Schumannella luteola window:
- a CDS encoding O-antigen ligase family protein — MASPRALQHDRVSAPRRSAREAVRALMPDSAYARALRRGMRPDLPRWPFAAIFVGYPLWWVLGIGDLVFPLAAVVMAALLLRRGRVEVPRGFGLWLVFLVWMAASVIGIDSGGRLIGFVYRALLYLAVTVVFLYVYNARASFGRRYVAGVLTAFWGITVIGGWLGVLVPLLSITTPLAAIIPDSLQSNELVREMVIRRVTQWDPTSALQLDPRPSAPFLYTNGWGNVYSMLTPVAIAYLVSVRGTRRFWLVLVLIPLSLVPAFLTLNRGMFLGLGVAALYIAVRAALRRDGRLLAGLAGLAVLVGAAVLVLPVQERLTERLDTSSTTVDRANLYLETVERTLESPVFGYGAPRPSETDGAPSVGTQGQIWNVMFSHGLPAAALFLAWLVFLVWRTRHARGAIGIAGHAILLVLLVEVFYYGVLVPGLAIGMIVGALLIRREST, encoded by the coding sequence ATGGCGTCCCCCCGAGCGCTGCAGCACGACCGCGTCTCCGCACCCCGACGGAGTGCGCGCGAAGCCGTGCGCGCACTCATGCCGGATTCGGCATATGCCCGCGCGCTGCGCCGGGGGATGCGTCCGGATCTGCCGCGCTGGCCCTTCGCCGCGATCTTCGTCGGCTACCCGCTGTGGTGGGTTCTGGGCATCGGCGACCTGGTGTTCCCGCTCGCCGCCGTCGTCATGGCGGCGCTGCTGCTGCGTCGCGGGCGCGTAGAGGTGCCGCGCGGCTTCGGGCTGTGGCTGGTCTTCCTGGTGTGGATGGCGGCCTCGGTGATCGGCATCGACTCCGGCGGCCGGCTGATCGGCTTCGTCTACCGCGCGCTCCTCTATCTGGCCGTCACGGTCGTCTTCCTCTACGTCTACAACGCCCGGGCGAGCTTCGGCCGCCGCTACGTCGCCGGCGTGCTGACGGCGTTCTGGGGCATCACGGTGATCGGGGGCTGGCTCGGTGTGCTCGTTCCCCTGCTCTCGATCACGACCCCGCTCGCGGCGATCATCCCCGACTCCCTGCAGTCGAACGAGCTGGTGCGCGAGATGGTCATCCGCCGGGTGACGCAGTGGGATCCGACGTCGGCGCTGCAGCTCGATCCGCGCCCGAGCGCGCCCTTCCTCTATACGAACGGCTGGGGCAACGTCTACTCGATGCTGACGCCGGTCGCGATCGCCTACCTCGTGTCGGTGCGGGGCACCCGGCGCTTCTGGCTGGTGCTCGTGCTGATCCCGCTCTCGCTCGTGCCGGCGTTCCTCACCCTCAACCGCGGCATGTTCCTCGGTCTCGGCGTGGCGGCGCTCTACATCGCGGTGCGCGCGGCGCTGCGGCGCGACGGCCGGCTGCTCGCGGGTCTCGCCGGTCTGGCCGTGCTGGTCGGCGCCGCCGTTCTGGTGCTGCCCGTGCAGGAGCGTCTGACCGAGCGGCTGGACACGAGCAGCACGACCGTCGACCGCGCGAACCTCTACCTCGAGACGGTCGAGCGCACCCTCGAGTCCCCGGTGTTCGGCTACGGCGCCCCGCGCCCCTCGGAGACCGACGGGGCGCCCTCGGTCGGCACCCAGGGTCAGATCTGGAATGTCATGTTCTCGCACGGTCTGCCCGCCGCCGCGCTCTTCCTGGCGTGGCTGGTCTTCCTCGTCTGGCGCACCCGGCACGCGCGCGGCGCGATCGGCATCGCCGGCCACGCGATCCTGCTGGTGCTGCTGGTCGAGGTCTTCTACTACGGCGTGCTCGTGCCGGGTCTCGCCATCGGGATGATCGTGGGCGCGCTGCTGATCAGACGGGAGTCGACATGA